Proteins encoded together in one Gemmatimonadota bacterium DH-78 window:
- the miaB gene encoding tRNA (N6-isopentenyl adenosine(37)-C2)-methylthiotransferase MiaB, producing MTRTRRAYVETYGCQMNISDGELMEGILEARGYGIADRPEDADVILVNTCAIREHAEKRVLGRVGQLKGLKADNPDLVLGVTGCMAQRMGDDLARKAPWVDLVMGPDGYRSLPEALDRVRRGDVKSHETVVPAPSGRSKKRGPQLTVLDLDTGENYQGLEQRRTSDVAAWVPIQRGCDHRCTYCIVPYVRGPEKNRDPLEILGEVAGIAAGGVTEVTLLGQTVNSWVSGDWSFARLLRSVARVPGIRRVRFTSPHPNDLTEELVEVMAEEPAVCEQLHLPAQAGNDRTLKRMVRRYTVESFLEKVEMARKAIPDLSLSTDIIVAFPGETHEEFEDTLELMRTVRFDDAFTYKYSEREGTPATRLPRDQFVPDDVAQSRLERLIEVARGIQAEINAGEVGRVEEVLVEKEARDPGHLLGRTRRNKVVAFPGDLAHVGSYRTVALTSTTGATFAGEAVDAGRPGALTAVAGD from the coding sequence ATGACCCGCACCCGACGAGCCTACGTCGAGACGTACGGCTGCCAGATGAACATCAGTGACGGTGAACTGATGGAGGGCATCCTCGAGGCCCGGGGCTACGGCATCGCCGATCGCCCCGAAGACGCCGACGTGATTCTCGTGAACACCTGCGCGATCCGCGAGCACGCGGAGAAGCGGGTGCTCGGGCGCGTCGGTCAGCTGAAGGGGCTCAAGGCCGACAACCCCGACCTGGTGCTCGGGGTGACCGGGTGCATGGCGCAGCGCATGGGCGACGACCTCGCCCGGAAGGCACCGTGGGTCGACCTCGTGATGGGCCCCGACGGCTATCGGTCGCTGCCCGAAGCCCTCGACCGGGTGCGTCGCGGCGATGTGAAGTCGCACGAGACGGTGGTGCCCGCCCCCTCCGGCCGGTCGAAGAAGCGGGGCCCGCAGCTCACGGTGCTCGACCTCGACACCGGCGAGAACTACCAGGGGCTCGAGCAGCGCCGTACCTCCGACGTGGCGGCCTGGGTGCCGATCCAGCGCGGGTGCGATCACCGGTGCACCTACTGCATCGTGCCGTACGTGCGGGGGCCGGAGAAGAATCGCGACCCCCTCGAGATTCTCGGCGAGGTGGCCGGCATCGCGGCCGGCGGCGTGACCGAGGTCACCCTTCTCGGGCAGACGGTCAACTCCTGGGTGTCGGGCGACTGGAGCTTCGCGCGGCTGCTGCGTTCGGTCGCCCGCGTGCCGGGCATCCGGCGGGTGCGCTTCACCTCGCCCCACCCCAACGACCTCACCGAGGAGCTGGTGGAGGTGATGGCCGAGGAGCCGGCGGTGTGCGAGCAGCTGCACCTGCCCGCGCAGGCCGGCAACGACCGCACGCTGAAGCGCATGGTCCGGCGCTACACCGTGGAGAGCTTCCTCGAGAAGGTGGAGATGGCCCGGAAGGCGATCCCGGATCTGTCGCTGTCGACCGACATCATCGTCGCCTTCCCCGGCGAGACGCACGAGGAGTTCGAAGACACGCTCGAGCTCATGCGCACGGTGCGGTTCGACGACGCCTTCACCTACAAGTACTCGGAGCGCGAGGGCACCCCGGCCACCCGGCTGCCCCGCGACCAGTTCGTGCCCGACGACGTGGCGCAGTCCCGTCTCGAGCGGCTGATCGAGGTGGCGCGCGGGATCCAGGCCGAGATCAACGCCGGCGAGGTGGGTCGGGTGGAGGAGGTGCTCGTCGAGAAGGAGGCCCGAGATCCGGGCCATCTGCTCGGGCGCACGCGGCGGAACAAGGTCGTGGCCTTTCCGGGCGATCTCGCGCATGTCGGGAGCTACCGCACGGTGGCGCTGACCTCCACCACGGGCGCCACCTTCGCGGGCGAGGCGGTGGATGCGGGTCGCCCGGGCGCGCTCACCGCCGTGGCCGGAGACTGA
- a CDS encoding MiaB/RimO family radical SAM methylthiotransferase, which produces MRIHYHTFGCKANQYDTERMRQELEARGAATVEGPGDAEVVVVNTCTVTNQADADARRLIRRLRRDHPSAQVVVAGCSAALKADDYRGMGVDGVVEGHDPVAVAGAALAGASTSALVQLSDRRTLDRLDTEPVGAELLRRRRGATRGWLKIQDGCDRKCAFCATRLARGASRSRAADEVVAEARVLARSHPELVLTGVHIGHYGLDLGDRATTLGTLLGRLLDAVPDTRFRLGSIEATEIDDRLLDLMAGSGGRVAPHLHMPLQSGADPVLRRMRRWHTREQYRTRALEIAERLPVLGLGADVITGFPGETDDDHRSTADLVDELPFTYLHVFPFSPRDDTVAAQLQKEMPVPQRVAGERSRDLRERVAAKGARYRAGRVGQEAEVVLEDGGRALTGDYLRVTVAEGARGEHGSALRRGRLHSNGDDLYIDLFDPVTAHPAHAS; this is translated from the coding sequence GTGCGGATCCACTACCACACCTTCGGGTGCAAGGCGAACCAGTACGACACCGAGCGGATGCGCCAGGAGCTCGAGGCTCGCGGCGCGGCCACGGTCGAGGGTCCGGGCGATGCCGAGGTGGTGGTGGTCAACACCTGCACCGTCACCAACCAGGCCGACGCCGACGCGCGCAGGCTGATCCGCCGCCTGCGGCGTGATCATCCGAGTGCGCAGGTGGTCGTGGCCGGCTGCTCCGCGGCGCTGAAGGCCGACGACTATCGAGGGATGGGCGTCGACGGGGTGGTGGAAGGGCACGACCCGGTCGCCGTGGCCGGCGCCGCTCTGGCCGGCGCGTCGACCTCCGCCCTGGTGCAGCTCTCGGATCGACGCACCCTCGATCGCCTCGACACCGAACCGGTGGGCGCGGAGCTGCTCCGCCGCCGGCGAGGCGCGACGCGGGGCTGGCTCAAGATCCAGGACGGCTGCGACCGCAAATGCGCCTTCTGCGCCACCCGGCTGGCCCGCGGAGCCAGTCGCTCGCGCGCGGCGGACGAAGTGGTGGCCGAGGCGCGCGTGCTCGCTCGCAGCCACCCGGAGCTGGTGCTGACCGGAGTCCACATCGGGCACTACGGGCTGGACCTCGGCGACCGCGCCACCACCCTCGGCACCCTGCTTGGCCGACTGCTCGACGCGGTGCCCGACACGCGCTTCCGGCTCGGGAGCATCGAGGCCACCGAGATCGACGACCGGCTGCTCGACCTGATGGCGGGTTCCGGCGGGCGGGTGGCGCCGCATCTGCACATGCCGCTCCAGTCGGGGGCCGACCCCGTGCTTCGGCGCATGCGGCGCTGGCACACGCGCGAGCAGTATCGAACCCGCGCCCTCGAGATCGCGGAGCGGCTGCCCGTGCTGGGGCTCGGTGCCGACGTGATCACCGGCTTCCCGGGCGAGACCGACGACGACCACCGCAGCACGGCCGACCTGGTCGACGAGCTGCCCTTCACCTACCTGCACGTCTTTCCCTTCTCGCCGCGCGACGACACGGTCGCGGCGCAGCTCCAGAAGGAGATGCCCGTGCCGCAGCGGGTGGCCGGTGAACGCAGCCGCGACCTGCGCGAACGGGTGGCTGCCAAGGGAGCGCGCTACCGCGCCGGCCGCGTGGGACAGGAGGCCGAGGTGGTGCTCGAGGATGGAGGCCGCGCGCTGACCGGCGACTACCTGCGGGTGACGGTCGCGGAGGGCGCACGGGGGGAGCACGGCTCGGCGCTGCGACGCGGGCGTCTCCATTCGAATGGCGACGACCTGTATATTGACCTGTTCGACCCTGTGACCGCCCACCCCGCCCACGCATCATGA
- the cdd gene encoding cytidine deaminase encodes MTSDQDGLLARARAVRERAYAPYSTYRVGAVLEAHDGSLFDGCNVENASYPLTLCAERGALSAAVAAGHRAFRRLALSTEGGEAVAPCGACRQALTEFAPDLEIVSEAGSDVRRWTLSDLLPARFVLREDHRRPEAAPSEDEENG; translated from the coding sequence GTGACGAGCGATCAGGACGGGCTGCTGGCCCGGGCCCGCGCCGTGCGCGAGCGCGCCTACGCGCCGTATTCCACGTATCGTGTGGGGGCGGTGCTCGAGGCCCACGACGGCTCCCTCTTCGACGGATGCAACGTCGAGAACGCCTCCTATCCCCTCACGCTGTGTGCGGAGAGAGGTGCGTTGTCGGCCGCCGTCGCGGCCGGGCACCGCGCCTTCCGGCGGCTGGCGCTGAGTACGGAGGGAGGTGAGGCGGTGGCGCCCTGCGGGGCCTGCCGGCAGGCATTGACGGAGTTCGCTCCGGATCTGGAGATCGTTTCCGAGGCGGGATCGGACGTTCGGCGCTGGACGCTGAGCGATCTGCTGCCCGCCCGGTTCGTATTGCGTGAAGACCATCGGCGACCCGAGGCGGCGCCGTCCGAAGACGAGGAGAACGGGTGA
- the alr gene encoding alanine racemase, giving the protein MQSPLRTRAWIDVRAPALRRNFRRVAEAMGPDPWVLPMVKADAYGLGAPEVVRVLRAEGPAGWGVATVEEGVALRQGGASEPIVVFTPALPADFERVAAHDLEVAVSDPRLLDRLSAVGRACGRPVGVHLEVDTGMGRAGVRPEQLDALAGALRPLRESDGLRWVGLFTHLHSADEAGGPGVGAQLEGLRSAARALEPPPSVRVHAANSAGAFRLGAEAGGARPGIFLYGGRVGPDQPEPEAVVAVRARVVRVVDAAPGATLGYGATHRADGPERWATLAIGYGDGLPRVLGNRGEALIAGRRVPIIGRVSMDVTVVNISGVPGVEAGNAATLVGRDGGEELLLDEVAEAAGTISYEILTGLAPRLPRIWTEAE; this is encoded by the coding sequence ATGCAGAGCCCTCTTCGCACCCGCGCCTGGATCGACGTCCGCGCTCCGGCCCTCCGTCGCAACTTCCGACGCGTGGCCGAGGCGATGGGCCCCGACCCGTGGGTGCTGCCCATGGTGAAGGCCGACGCCTACGGCCTCGGGGCGCCCGAGGTGGTGCGGGTGCTGCGGGCCGAGGGGCCCGCGGGTTGGGGGGTGGCCACCGTCGAGGAGGGGGTGGCGCTGCGCCAGGGGGGCGCGTCGGAGCCGATCGTGGTGTTCACCCCCGCGCTGCCCGCCGACTTCGAGCGCGTCGCGGCCCACGATCTCGAGGTGGCGGTGTCGGACCCGCGCCTGCTCGATCGTTTGAGTGCAGTGGGGCGCGCCTGCGGTCGGCCGGTGGGGGTGCATCTCGAGGTGGACACCGGCATGGGGCGCGCGGGGGTGCGGCCGGAGCAGCTCGACGCCCTGGCGGGTGCGCTGCGACCGCTCCGCGAATCGGACGGGCTGCGGTGGGTGGGGCTGTTCACCCACCTGCACTCGGCCGACGAGGCCGGGGGGCCCGGGGTGGGCGCGCAACTCGAGGGGCTGCGGTCGGCGGCGAGAGCGCTCGAGCCGCCCCCGTCGGTGCGGGTGCATGCCGCGAACTCGGCCGGCGCCTTCCGGCTGGGCGCCGAGGCCGGGGGCGCTCGGCCGGGGATCTTCCTCTACGGCGGGCGGGTGGGCCCGGACCAGCCCGAGCCCGAGGCGGTAGTCGCGGTGCGCGCCCGGGTGGTGCGGGTGGTGGACGCGGCGCCCGGCGCCACCCTCGGATACGGGGCCACGCACCGCGCCGACGGGCCCGAGCGATGGGCCACGCTGGCGATCGGCTACGGCGACGGACTCCCCCGCGTGCTGGGCAACCGCGGCGAGGCGTTGATCGCGGGGCGGAGGGTGCCCATCATCGGCCGGGTGTCGATGGACGTGACGGTGGTAAACATTTCGGGTGTGCCCGGTGTAGAGGCGGGGAACGCGGCGACCCTGGTGGGACGCGACGGGGGTGAGGAACTCCTGCTGGACGAGGTGGCGGAGGCAGCCGGCACCATCTCGTACGAGATCCTCACGGGCCTCGCACCCCGCCTTCCCAGGATCTGGACGGAGGCGGAGTGA
- the mazG gene encoding nucleoside triphosphate pyrophosphohydrolase — protein sequence MNTPPDPVPGADHADTAEGQLDRALALVRFLRANCPWDAEQTPRSLVPHLIEETHEVVDAVHADDPRALESELGDLLLNLAFQVVLGEEAGHFDAHSVTRALESKMARRHPHLYGLGEKTAWEVSKARERADRGTPEGVLDGLATSLDPLTRAHRIQERVAGVGFDWEDHRGAAAKVGEELAEVEEAIDAGAPEAVEEELGDLLFAVVNLVRLAGAHPVTALESANRKFQRRFSALEGLARERGVVLGEATLAELDELWDSVKARGG from the coding sequence ATGAACACCCCACCCGATCCGGTGCCCGGCGCCGACCACGCCGACACGGCCGAGGGGCAGCTCGACCGCGCCCTCGCCCTCGTTCGCTTCCTGCGCGCGAACTGTCCGTGGGACGCCGAGCAGACGCCCCGCTCGCTGGTGCCCCACCTCATCGAAGAGACGCACGAGGTGGTCGACGCGGTGCACGCCGACGACCCCCGCGCCCTCGAATCGGAGCTCGGCGACCTGCTGCTCAACCTCGCCTTCCAGGTGGTGCTCGGAGAGGAGGCCGGACACTTCGACGCCCACTCCGTCACCCGCGCCCTCGAATCGAAGATGGCCCGCCGGCACCCGCATCTGTACGGCCTCGGCGAGAAGACGGCGTGGGAGGTCTCGAAGGCGCGCGAGCGCGCCGACAGGGGGACTCCGGAGGGGGTGCTCGACGGTCTCGCCACATCGCTCGACCCGCTCACCCGGGCCCACCGCATTCAGGAGCGGGTGGCCGGCGTCGGCTTCGACTGGGAGGACCACCGGGGCGCCGCGGCCAAGGTGGGCGAGGAGCTCGCCGAGGTGGAGGAGGCGATCGACGCCGGAGCGCCCGAGGCCGTGGAGGAGGAGCTCGGCGACCTGCTCTTCGCCGTGGTCAACCTCGTGCGGCTCGCCGGGGCGCATCCGGTGACGGCGCTGGAGTCGGCGAACCGCAAGTTCCAGCGGCGGTTCAGCGCCCTCGAGGGGCTGGCCCGCGAGCGGGGGGTGGTGCTCGGCGAGGCGACGCTGGCCGAGCTCGACGAGCTGTGGGACTCCGTGAAGGCGCGGGGAGGCTGA
- a CDS encoding D-2-hydroxyacid dehydrogenase: protein MADVVFDMNDQRPIWARPDAVADEIRAALPTDWTLAVMDTPTEGTGDGSTRAHPAVLEAVADARIYMGFGIAEAVVQGGPRLEWIHTGSAGVGSSLTPTLVERAPIFTNSAGIHGPPMAEAILGMILHFMRGFDFAVRSQPEARWNTAPFYAAEAPIRELSQATVGIVGLGGVGQDTATRLTALGARVIGLRRSGSTGPDGVEVVRGETGFDRLLRESDVVVVTAPETPDTRGLLNADAFERMKPGAIVVNVARGTIIDEPALIDALRAGRVRGAGLDVVASEPLAPDSPLWSMDGVLITPHVSPVSRGFWRRETDLILHNLRCFLDGRPGEMRNRVDRRAGY, encoded by the coding sequence ATGGCCGACGTCGTGTTCGACATGAACGACCAGCGCCCCATCTGGGCGCGACCCGACGCGGTGGCCGACGAGATCCGCGCGGCGCTGCCGACCGACTGGACGCTGGCGGTGATGGACACTCCCACCGAAGGCACCGGCGACGGCAGCACCCGCGCCCACCCGGCCGTGCTCGAGGCGGTGGCCGACGCCCGCATCTACATGGGGTTCGGGATCGCCGAAGCGGTGGTGCAGGGGGGACCCCGACTCGAGTGGATCCACACCGGGTCGGCCGGGGTGGGCAGCAGTCTCACGCCCACCCTCGTCGAGCGCGCCCCGATCTTCACGAACTCAGCGGGCATCCACGGGCCTCCGATGGCCGAGGCGATCCTCGGCATGATCCTGCACTTCATGCGCGGCTTCGACTTCGCCGTGCGGAGCCAGCCCGAGGCCCGCTGGAACACGGCGCCCTTCTACGCGGCCGAGGCGCCCATTCGCGAGCTGTCGCAGGCCACCGTGGGCATCGTCGGGCTCGGCGGGGTCGGGCAGGACACCGCGACACGGCTCACCGCGCTCGGCGCCCGCGTGATCGGGCTGCGGCGCAGCGGCTCCACGGGGCCCGACGGCGTGGAGGTGGTGAGGGGAGAGACCGGCTTCGACCGCCTGCTGCGCGAGTCGGATGTCGTGGTCGTCACCGCCCCCGAGACGCCCGATACCCGGGGACTCCTGAACGCCGACGCCTTCGAGCGGATGAAGCCGGGGGCGATCGTGGTGAATGTGGCGCGGGGCACCATCATCGACGAGCCGGCGCTGATCGACGCGCTGCGCGCGGGCCGGGTTCGGGGCGCGGGACTCGATGTGGTCGCCTCCGAGCCGCTCGCCCCCGACTCGCCGCTCTGGTCGATGGACGGGGTGCTGATCACGCCGCACGTGTCGCCGGTGTCGCGCGGCTTCTGGCGCCGCGAGACCGATCTGATCCTGCACAACCTGCGCTGCTTTCTCGACGGGCGCCCGGGCGAGATGCGGAACCGGGTGGATCGGCGGGCCGGGTACTGA